The Portunus trituberculatus isolate SZX2019 chromosome 49, ASM1759143v1, whole genome shotgun sequence genome contains a region encoding:
- the LOC123499134 gene encoding dnaJ homolog subfamily C member 11-like, translating into MAEEIDASQEDGDDYYTFLNIPRNATDDEINNAYRRLSRLYHPDKHTDPERKVEAELLFSKTKRAYEVLSDGHMRAIYDNLGTAGLETQGWEIVQRTKTPHEIREEYERLARDQEERRLQQRTNPKSTVTMTVNATDLFSLYDEESPFLDLRDLFGFPHIEISGMSLSQSIEAPLTTKDTAILSGNLASHNGNGNGGINCSIRRITSDRGWGELEVGAGNGLTIATKGFRNFSQGMFGNGSIHTHFTPNGLRIGSVITMANQLDKQTVGYLTWKAGMQSGMNTMIIRDTPSYHLVFSAYIGIPHTYAALSYTHKMPDHDTKVKLTGKAGTFGAILEYGAEKKISQNSSIAASIALGVPTGVHLKIKLHRASQTYSTIFLLCEEILPAPVIYGTLVPLVSWIALQKLIIQPYLRQQKQAELLKQREANRTRLLEKRREAFAAVELMRETVRRIVDQEEARKGLVILLASYGQLVVEGKDDLAPAPEVVDVTIPLQCLVKDSKLILQESSKCSLPGFYDPCPGEDKNLRVRYLFHAVTHEVTITDTESLRIPKQSHRLET; encoded by the exons ATGGCTGAGGAGATTGACGCCTCCCAGGAAGATGGAGATGATTACTATACATTCCTCAATATCCCCAGAAAC GCAACAGATGATGAGATCAACAATGCCTACCGCCGCCTGAGTCGCCTGTACCACCCTGACAAGCACACAGACCCAGAGCGCAAGGTGGAGGCCGAACTTCTCTTCAGTAAGACCAAGCGCGCCTATGAAG TGCTGAGTGATGGACACATGCGAGCAATTTATGATAATCTGGGGACGGCTGGGCTGGAGACACAAGGGTGGGAGATTGTTCAGCGGACCAAGACACCTCATGAAATCAGGGAGGAGTATGAAAGGCTGGCACG GGACCAAGAGGAGAGACGGCTGCAGCAACGCACCAACCCGAAGAGTACAGTCACCATGACCGTCAATGCCACTGACCTCTTCTCCCTTTATGACGAGGAGTCCCCTTTCTTGGACCTCAG agaTTTGTTTGGTTTTCCACACATTGAGATTAGTGGCATGAGTTTGAGTCAGAGCATTGAAGCACCCCTGACCACCAAAGACACAGCCATTCTTTCAG GAAATCTCGCATCTCACAATGGTAATGGCAATGGAGGCATCAACTGCTCTATCAGAAGGATAACTTCCGACAGGGGATGGGGAGAGCTGGAGGTTGGAGCAGGGAATGGGCTCACCATAGCCACTAAGGGTTTCAGGAACTTTTCACAAGGCATGTTTGGAAATggctctatacacacacacttcaccccAAATGGCCTTCGTATTGGTTCAGTCATAA CAATGGCCAACCAGCTAGATAAACAGACAGTTGGATACTTGACATGGAAGGCTGGAATGCAGAGTGGCATGAACACAATGATCATCCGAGACACTCCTTCCTATCATCTGGTCTTCTCAGCCTACATTGGCATCCCACACACCTATGCTGCCCTCTCCTATACCCACAAGATGCCAGACCACGACACCAAAGTTAAACTGACTGGAAA AGCTGGCACCTTTGGAGCTATTCTTGAGTATGGTGCAGAGAAGAAGATATCCCAGAACAGCTCCATTGCAGCATCAATAGCTCTTGGTGTCCCCACTGGTGTTCACCTTAAAATTAA GTTACATCGAGCCTCACAGACATACAGTACCATCTTCCTACTGTGTGAGGAGATTCTCCCAGCCCCTGTAATCTATGGAACCTTGGTTCCCCTTGTGTCTTGGATTGCCCTCCAGAAGCTAATTATTCAGCCGTACCTCCGACAACAGAAGCAAGCAGAGCTACTTAAGCAAAGAGAAGCTAATAGAACCAG GTTGTTAGAGAAGAGACGTGAAGCATTTGCAGCTGTGGAGCTGATGAGGGAGACAGTCAGGAGAATTGTGGATCAGGAGGAAGCTCGGAAGGGCCTTGTCATCTTGCT AGCATCGTATGGTCAgctggtggtggaagggaaagaCGATCTTGCTCCTGCCCCTGAGGTTGTGGATGTAACCATTCCTCTTCAGTGTCTGGTCAAGGATTCTAAACTCATTTTACAAGAATCATCTAAA TGCTCGTTGCCAGGCTTCTATGATCCGTGCCCAGGTGAGGACAAAAACTTGAGGGTGCGTTACCTCTTCCATGCTGTTACTCATGAGGTCACAATCACAGACACCGAGTCACTACGAATACCCAAACAAT CACATCGCCTGGAGACATAA